A segment of the Atribacterota bacterium genome:
ATCTTAATGATTCCCAGGCTAATCAGTGTACCTATTACCATAATTATATACTCCTATCTCATCCATGCCTTTATTCGTCGGAAAGTGGTTCAGGTTGCCCATCATTAGGGATAGCCTCTTACCTGATTAGAGAATTCCTAAAGAATGTTCTTTCCCTAACCATATCTTTATTTAACTGAAAGCCATATTTTGTTATAATAATTATAGATAGGAGGCTCTGCCCAAGAGGATAAAAAATAAGTCAGGAGGTCAAAATGGTAGAATTTAATTTAGAAAAAGGTTTAAAGGGTGTTGCCCAGATGGTGGTTGGTGCAGATAATATGGCCGAAAAATTTTCCAGGCCAATGCCCCCTTCCTTTGCTACTCCCATGCTTGTTTCTCTGATGGATAATGCCGCCATTGAAGCAGTCAAAAAAGATTTACCGCCAGGATACATTACTGTGGCCACCTCTATTACCATCAAGCATCTGGCGCCCACACCGGAGGGAATGACTGTCACTGCCCAGGCAGAATTGATAGATGTTTTTCAGAATCGTCTTATCTTTGCCGTAACGGCCTTTGATGAAATGGAAAAGATAGGAGAGGGACAGGTAGAACGGTTTATCATTGATTTAGAAAAATTCTCC
Coding sequences within it:
- a CDS encoding thioesterase family protein, with the protein product MVEFNLEKGLKGVAQMVVGADNMAEKFSRPMPPSFATPMLVSLMDNAAIEAVKKDLPPGYITVATSITIKHLAPTPEGMTVTAQAELIDVFQNRLIFAVTAFDEMEKIGEGQVERFIIDLEKFSQKVLDKKKKEGDPL